Below is a window of Barnesiella propionica DNA.
ATTTGTGGCGATGTTGTAGATATCTATCCTGAAAAGATAAATAATTTTCCGGTAACATTGAGCTATGATAAAATCAATACGCTGGTAGGAAAGGTAATACCGGAAGATATAGTAAAAGATATCCTCCGCAGCCTTGAAATAGAGGTGTTGAAGGAGCAAGACGGAGTTCTTGAATTGAGCGTGCCTACTTATCGCGTGGATGTTCAACGGGATGTGGATGTGATAGAAGATATATTGCGTATATATGGTTATAATAATGTGGAATTTACCGATTCGGTTCATTCTAATCTTTCTTATAAAACATTTACCGACGAGAGCCACCAGTTACAAAATTTAGTTTCGGAACAACTTACAGGTTGCGGATTCTATGAAATCATGAATAATTCTCTGACATGCGGTGCTTATTATGATGAACTGGTCTCTTATCCCCGGAAAAATAGTGTTGCATTGTTGAACCCGTTGAGCAATGACCTGAACGTAATGCGTCAGACATTATTATTCGGAGGGTTGGAGAGTCTGGTTCATAACATTAACCGCCGTCGTCCCGATCTTCGTTTCTATGAAATAGGAAATTGTTATTATTATAATGCCGAAACGGATGACAGCAAAGATGCAACGGCTCGTTTCCGTGAGGAGAAACATCTGGGCCTGTGGCTTACCGGCAACCGTGTTTCTGGCAGTTGGGCTCATGCTGATGAAAAAAGCTCCGTATTTGAATTGAAAGCTTATGTGGAAAATATTTTTGCACGTCTCGGAATAGAAAAGAATAACCTGGTGGTTTCGCAAGTGTCCGACGATATATTCCCGGCGGCTTTGTGTATAACGAACCGGGGTGGTAAAAAAATAGGTATGCTGGGACTCGTCTCGAATAAAATACTTAAAAAATTCGATATTGAGGCAGAAGTCTCTTATGCGGAATTAAATTGGGACATATTGATGAAAATGTCTGTCAGAAATAAAGTGAATTATACCGAGCTGCCCAAGTTTCTGCCCGTAAAACGAGATCTCGCATTACTGGTTGATCATTCGGTGACATTTGCTGAAATTGAGAAAGTGGCATTTGACAGCGAACGTAAGTTATTGAAGGAGGTTTATCTGTTCGATGTATATGAAGGTAAAAACCTGGATGCCGGTAAAAAATCGTATGCTGTTTCCTTTATCTTGCAGGATGAAAATAAAACGCTTACTGATAAACAGATAGAGGCTATCATGAATAAGATCATTATGAACCTTGAGCAGAAGCTGAATGCCAGATTGAGATAAACAACAATTAATCATATTTGTAATATAAATAACATATGGGAAGAGCGTTTGAATATCGTAAAGCCAGAAAGATGAAGCGCTGGGGTAATATGGCGCGTACATTTACGAAGTTAGGTAAGGAAATTTCTATTGCTGTGAAAGCGAGCGGCCCGGATCCCGACAGTAATCCCCGTTTACGTGTGCTGATGCAAAATGCAAAGGCTGCCAACATGCCAAAGGAAAATGTTGAAAGAGCGATCAAAAAAGCTATTTCTAAGGATGCCGGGGATTATAAGGAAGTCGTATATGAAGGTTACGGACCTTATGGTATTGCTATAGTTGTAGAGACCGCTACCGATAATCCCACCCGTACGGTAGCTAATGTGCGCAGTTATTTTAATAAAGCAGGAGGGTCTTTGGGTACTTCGGGCAGTCTTACTTTTTTGTTCGATCATAAGTGTGTTTTCAAGATTAAACAAAAAGAGGGTGTTTCGCTGGAAGATCTGGAACTTGAATTGATCGATTATGGTGTGGACGAACTGGAGAATGACGGTGAGGAAGTCGTTCTTTACGGAGAGTTTGAATCGTATAATAATATACAGCATTATCTGGAAGAAAACGGTTTTGAGATAACCAGCGCCGAATTTGAACGTATTCCTAATGATATGAAACAATTGGATGCGGAACAACGTGCCTCGATCGAGAAACTGATTGAACGTTTCGAAGAGGACGAGGATGTCCAGAACGTATTCCATAATATGCAGGAAGAAAACGAGGACGAATAAGTCCTTATATAAATATCTATCAAAGGGAATATTTTTTGTATTCCCTTTTTTGTTTCTTTGTTTTATTATGTACGGGGGAAAACAGGATATGAAAATAGAATACAGACCACAGGGGACTTGTAGTTCGAAAATCGAAATCGAACTGGAGAATGATGTTATCGGAAAGGTTTCTTTTACGGGAGGATGTAGCGGAAACCTGCAGGGGTTAAGCCGATTAGTAGATGGGATGAAAGTGAACGAGGTTATAAAACGTTTAGAGGGAATACGTTGCGGTAATCGCCCTACTTCATGTCCCGACCAATTGTGCCAGGCTTTGAAAAGCCTTTGGGGTTAACAATCTCTTGATTTATGCATCCAGGGTATTCTCATTATTGTCGGTTGTTTCCCCATGCGCACGTAATTCGTACATTTCCTTATATTCGTTCCATTCCGGATCTTTTTCGGTATAGATAGTAATAGGAAGCAAATCGTAAGTTAATAAAGCATCATTGAACATTTTCCCAAATGCCGGAATATTTCTGGTATAAAATACCCACGTGCGTTCCCCTCCTCCGGTATAGATACCGGTAAGTATAGCCAGTTTGTTTTTTTCCATGGTATTTTTTACCGTTTCCTGCACACGTTCCATGAGTTCCGCTTCTTTTTCGGACGGCATACCATTGGCGTCTGCTTCATATTTCCATGATATTTCCACCCGTTCTTTGAATTTTCCCGATTCGGTAAACGTTCTTATCTGGTCTCTGCCGCAAACAATGATCATTTGGTCACCTTCCTCGGTCTCGGCAAGTGAAGTGAACCATTCGTCTCCTAGTTTCATGTATATATTTTAGTTTCTTTAGCGACAAAGATATATGAATTTTCCGATAATATTCTCTTGTCTGCTATGAATATGTTATATTTGATATCACTAATCTTTAATGAATGTTTATGTCGGTTTTGTTGTACATATTGTTGCTGGTTTGCATATCGGTCATATTTTGGTTAACGTATAAATTATTCCGGAATTCTTCAGATGTTGCTGTCTTAAAAGAACGCAATATCTTGCTGGAAACTCAATTGGCCGATAAAGAGGCACAATGGGATAAAACAGGTCGGGAACTGGAACGGATACGGGAGGAGTATAAGGATATGTTGCAAGAATCCGGAGAACTCAAAGCCTTGAATCATGGTTTGAAAGAAATGTTGACTCTGCAAAAGGAAGAAGTACGGAAAGCCAGGGAAGATATGAATAATGAATTCCGTGTCATAGCAACTGAAATTCTGGAAGATAAATCTAAAAAGTTCAGGGAATTGAATGATGAGAAACTCTCGGAGATACTGAATCCTTTAAAGGAACGTATAGATGGATTTAAAAAAGCGGTTGAAGATACATATAGCCAGGAGGCCCGTGAACGTTTTTCCTTATGTAGAAGTATTGATGAACTGGTAAAATTGAATAAGACGATAGGAGAAGAGGCAAATCAGTTAACACGGGCTTTGAAAGGGGACTCTAAAATACAGGGAGACTGGGGTGAGATGATCCTTGAGAATATTCTTGAAAAATCGGGTCTGGAAAAAAACAGGGAATATTTTTTACAGGAAACATTGAAAGACAGTGCCGGAAGAACCATTCAAAGTGAAGAAGGCCGCAGATTGAGACCGGATGTTATAATAAAATATCCCGGAGAGAGATGGATGGTAATTGACTCTAAAGTTTCTCTTACCGCTTATGTTAAGTATATAAATGCTTCGGACAAACTCGAACGGGATATTATGATCAAGGAACATGTTCTTTCTATGCGGAAACATATTGAAGAGTTAAGCCGTAAAAGTTATCAGGATTATTTGGGAAAGAATGATTATGTAATGATGTTCGTTCCTAATGAAGCGGCATATATGTCTGCGATGCAGTATGATGCGGAAATGTGGCAGTTTGCTTATGACCGGAGGGTCTTATTGTTGAGCCCGACTAACCTGATAGCTGCTTTAAAACTGATTGCAGACTTATGGTTGAGAGATAAACAGACCAGGAATGCTATATTTATTGCCGAGGAAAGCGGGAAACTATATGATAAATTCGTCGGGTTTGTCGAGGACATGGAACGTATAGGGCGTAATATAAATATGGCCCAGGACAGTTATGCGAAAGCTATGAAGAAATTATCTACAGGTACGGGAAATTTAATAAGTAAAGCTTCTCGACTGAAAGAAATAGGGGCTAAAACATCCAAGTCTTTATCGGTTGAAAGTGAAGAGCAGGAATGATAAAGAAGAATTTCGTACATGAAATTTGACGAAACTCTTCTTTATCGGATGAACAAAACATTATTTTTATTTTTTTCCCTCTTCGATGGAAACTTTACGGAATTCTTTCAATAATTCTGTCAATGCCAGACTCGCTTTGCGGGCACGAGCTCCGGCTGCTTTATTGTTTTTTACTAATTGTGCTTTGGCATTCTCATCGAAAATCATCCATTCATTGGTAATTTTAGTTAGTAAGTCTTCCATAATAATTAATTTAATGTAGTAAGTGTTTGATTTATATCCTTGTTTAAGTCACAAAGATATAGGACGCCTTTGTTTGGATTGTGTCAAATTTGCAAAAAAATATGCCAAATCAGAAAAAATGATTCCCAAAACGGAAAAAATGTGTTTGGCAATGTGATGAGCTTATTATTTAACCGGAGAAGAAGCTAACTGTTTTTCTTTCAGGTATAGCTGAAAAGAATTAATGCTATTTTGCCATACTATATAAGAGGCCGGTCCTATGGATGCAGCCGGATTTAAATAAGTGAGTGCCATCCATATTGCTAATACTGTATTTTTTTGTCCTAACCCTTGCGCTCCTGCTATCTTTTCGTCGTAATGTTTTCCTACCCGGCGCCCTATATAAAATTGGGCGATACATACAATAAATGATATGACGGCTATTGCTATTTCTTCGGGAATGCTGGAGACCGGCTGCCGCATAATAAATGTGACAGCTCTTCCGACAACAATAAAAAGAGAGAGAGACCATAGGTAAAATGAAATGTTCTGACGGGATTTGAGCTGATAGTGTAGCCGTGGGAAGAATTTATTTAATACTAAAGAGATAATGAAAGGCAGTATAAGTAATGGAAGTACCTCCTGACAGATGATAAGGAAAGAGTCTGTAAAAGCTATTTCGGCATGTTCGCCAATGAATGAGAATATAAACGGTGAAAGTATGGCAACGGACATATTGCTTATAAGGCTGTAGGTGACCAATGCCGATATGTTTCCTCCTAACATTCCTGCTATGACAGGTGCTGCGGTAGCCGTGGGACAAAAAACACATATGAAGGCACCTTCGGCAATGAGCGGGTCCCAGTTGTATAATGATCCGAAAACAATAAGGCTTCCTATTATCTGTATGGAGATTAGTGATAGCTGAAATCGTGTGATTTTTAATTCTTTAATGGATATCCTGCAATATGTAATCAGTAACATCACAAAAATGAGTATAGGGGCGAGAAAAGCGATAGCGTTTATAAATTCATGAAAGAGACATCCTGAAAGCATGGCGATAGGAAGCACCCATATCTTTAGTTTTTGCAGCATGATTGTAATAATTAATGCCATGCAAAGTAATGGCTAATAGATGAATAATCAAAAGATATCGTACAATATTTTTGGTTCTTTATCCAGGCTCAGATGTTAGCAATATATTCCTATACCCTGTTTCAGAATATTTTATTGGAGTTGGCGAAGTGTCTGTCGCCTTCGTTAATGATTATTGTGCCTGCATTGAAGAGAACTGGAATTTGTGCAAAATAAATTTAGAAAATGCCCGCTCAGACTTCTTTATTAATCTTTTTCCGTATTAAGTTGTTATGTATACATATTACTTATAATCATTAAAAAAGTAGGAGTCGCAGCCTTTAGACAGGTATGTGCCCAAGTTTATTTGTTTTGAGATATGGAGAGTTTAAGAAGGAAATTTTCACCTAGGGTTGAAGGCGGATTCCGGAATCCGGAATATGATAAGTTGCAAAGAATAATAGGTATAATAGTATTTATACTTATCGGTGTTGTTTTCTTTGTGTTATTGATAATGGCTTTTGGTAATAATAATTTTTAAATGAAAAATGGACTTATTGTTGTATATGGATATTGATAATTGTAAATAAGCACAGATATTTTTTATCTGTGCTTATTTACAATATAGGTTAGTTGCTTTGTAATTTATTGGTTTACCTCTTTTGCCAGATATATGATTGTTGGGAAATGGTCGCTATATCCGTTCAAATAAACTCCGCCGGCATGGGTACGCTTTGGATATCCCTTATATTTCCCTTCTGTTTGTTTCAGGAAATCTTTATTGAAAACTTCGGCTTTGAAGAATTTGAGAGTCGAACGGTCTTTACCCAATAGATTGGGGGTTATAATTATCTGGTCGAAAAGATTCCATTGACCATTATATGCTAATGTACCGATACCTTTACTGAATATAGGCCACATTGTATTATAAAGGCTATTGGTTTCTATTGCTTCTTCCTGGTTTTTTTTAGCACCGAGAATTACTTTACAACTGCGGTTAGTGGGATCGTCGTTCAAATCTCCCATGATTATAACTTTGGAATTCGGATTTAAAGCCAGTATGGAATCTGTTAAATGCTTGGAAAGAGCCGCCGCGGCTTCCCGTCGGGGACTGGATTGTTTTTCTCCTCCCAGGCGCGAAGGCCAGTGGTTCACGATTACATGTACGGGTTCGCCGGCTAAATGTCCGCTTACTACAAGCTGATCACGAGTAAGCATATTCGGGAATTCGGGTACGTATAGTCTGACACTGGTAGATGTATCTACCCGGAACTGGTTCTTGTCGTAAAGAAGCCCCACGTCAACACCCCGCCTGTCGGGTGAATCGTAATGTACGATCCCGTAATTCCGGTTGGCAAGTTCTCCTGTTTTGATCAGATCTTCAAGGACCGTGCGGTTCTCTATTTCAGAAACTCCTATAATGGCAGGACCTTGCGGGCAGTATTTGTCTGTCGCTAATTTGCTGATAGCGTAGGCGAGATTGTGTAGTTTATTATTATATTTCATAGTGCCCCATTTCATAGAACCGGCTGGGGTAAATTCTATGTCGTTTACTTCCGGTTGATGGATTGTGTCGAATAAATTCTCCAAGTTGTAAAATGCAACCGCATATACGGCTACTGGTTTACCTTGTGCATATACTGTCGTTATACCGATTAATAGCGACATAATAAGTAAAGATGCAACTTTTCTCATAGTTCTGAAAGTTTAGTATGGGTTAGATTGTTTATTTCTCATTTTTTTCTGGAAATAGGGATGCAAGATACTTCATATCTTACAAAAAAACGAAAAAAAATGGAAATAAAATCGTGCAGTAGGGTAATTTTCAATTTTTTGTTGTTATTTTGTTACATAACCGATTGTGTAAAATATTGTTATATAGATAAATAATTAAAAGTTGTTATTAAATATACGAGGCCTTAATTTATTCTTGACCATGAATGCTTCTATAAATTAATGATTCCGTGTAAAATATTCATAGAAATGTAGTTTGATAAATCAAAAAAAATATATTAATTTGCAAATTCCTTTTCACTTTTGTTAGTGAAACAGGAGTATTTAAAAAAGGGATTTATATTTTAATATCAACTTAACTAAACCTTTAATTTATGACTCGAAGATTTTGGCTGTTAATAATGCTCTTTGCTAGTATTTCCATGCTCGCTCAGACGGGAAATATCCGGGGCATTGTTATTGACTATGCTACCAATCGGCCCGTTGCTGATGTGAAAGTCTCAGTGAATACTAAGAAAGGTGCGGCTGTTACGAATGCTAACGGCGCATATGAACTAAAAAAAGTACCTGCGGGAGTGCGAGTAGTAGTGTTTACTGCTCCCGATTACAAACCGTTTTCTAAGGAAGTGAATGTTGTACAGGGGAATTCGGTTCTATTAAATGCTTCCTTGGAGAAGAAAGTGAATGTTATTGAACAGTCCAAGGAAGATAACGTGTTACTTTTCGATGAGTCGGTTATTGATGACGAGGGTTCCACTTCGGGGCAATCGGCTTCTTATTTGGCCGGAGCTTCTGATGATGTTTATTTGAACGCTGCCAGTTACTCATTCAGTCCTATGCGTTTCAATGTGCGCGGTTACGACCAGTCGGCTCAGGAAACCTATATCAACGGAGTTAATTTTAATGATCTCGAAAGAGGACGTTTCAATTATTCGAGTCTGGGAGGTTTGAACGATGCCATGAGGAATAAAGATGTTACCGAATCGCTGGTATTACCGGGTTATGGTTTTGGTTCGTTGGGAGGTATGACGAATATAGATACCCGTGCTTCGGCTTATGCGGCCGGAACAAAAGTAAGTGCAGCTTATACCAATCGTGCGTATACGTTGCGCGGGCAGGCTACTTATGCTACCGGACTTATGGATAACGGTTGGGCCTTTACCGCTTCTACTGTTTATCGCTGGGCAAACGAAGGTATTATAGACGGTACATTCTATAACTCCTGGGGATATTTCCTGAGCGCCGAGAAAAAAATAGACAATCATAGTTTCTCACTGACTACTTACGGAGCTCCGACCAAGCGTGCACAACAAGGGGCTGTGGTACAGGAAATATATGATTATCGCGGAATTTATTATAATCCTTATTGGGGATATCAGGATGGCAAAAAGAGAAATTCACGTATTGTACACAGCTATGATCCTACCGCTATATTTAACTGGGACTGGAAAATTGACGAAAAAAGTGATTTGAAGGCCGGTATAGCTTTCCATTATAGCAATTACAGCAATTCGGCTTTGAATTTTTATAATGCACCGGATCCCCGTCCTGATTATTACAGGAATTTACCCAGTTTCCAAAAAACTTCCCAGCTGAATGATGATGAACATATTAATTGGGATTTATTTGATGAGTTGAAAAAATCCTGGACAATGAATAATACGAATGTTACGCAATTGGACTGGAATTTTATGTATGGCACCAATTATCTGAACAATTTGGCAAATCCTGGTTCCAGTTCCAGATATATGCTGGAGAGACGCCATAATAACCTGATGGAAATTCCTTTGAACGTGACATACGATAACCAGTTGAACGAGTCGTTGAAGTTGATCGCCGGAGTTGAGGCTAAGTATTCTAAAGGGATGCATTATAAAACCGTAGATGATTTATTGGGGGGCGAGCAGTGGATAGACATAGACCAGTTTGCCGATCGTGATTTTACCGATAATCCGGTTATTATACAGAATGATGTGAGAAATCCGAATCGTGTGGTAAAAGACGGTGATAAGTTCGGTTATAATTATAACATATATGTAACGCGTGCATCTGCTTTTGCACAAAATGACTGGAAATGGTCTAAATTCGATTTGTCTTACGCCGTACGTTTGAGTTATACCCAATTCCAGCGTGAAGGTCTTATGGAGAATGGCCGCGCTACGGTTATCGGTGCGAAATCTTACGGCAGAGGAAAAAGTAATTATTTTGTCGATCCGAGTATTAAAGTGAATTTGGTGTGGAAAATAGACGGACGTAACCGGTTGTCATTGGACGGTTTGGCCGAAACACGCGCTCCGTTTGCCGGATATGCTTATGTTGCACCTCGTGTTAAAGATACCCAGATTAAGGGATTAACGAATGAAAAGATCTTCTCTTATGATTTGAATTACCAATTCAATACTTCTATTGTAAAAGGACGTGTCAGTGTATTCCAGACATTTACGCGTGATGGAATAGAAAGTACGGGATATTATAATGACGAGTTCCGTACGTTTGTAAACCATACTCTCAGTGATGTGAATAAACGTTATATGGGTGTTGAAGCCGGAGTCAGCGTAAAACTGAACAGCAGTTTCTCCGTATCGTTGGCCGGGACTTATGGCGATTACCGTTATACCAATAATGCCAAGGGAGTGATGAGTGCAGAAAACGGTGTGAATCTTTTTACCGGAGAATTACCTGTCGCCGATGAAAACGGAAATATAGAATCTACGGACCTCCGGGAAACGGTATATACGAAGAATCTGAAAGTAAGTAACGGACCACAATTGGCCGCTGCAATTACTATCGATTATTTCCATCCTAAGATGTGGTTTGCCGATGTAACGCTTTCTTATTTTGATAAGAATTATCTCGATTTTTCGCCTTCCCGTTTTACCCATATGAATATGTATGGAGGAAAATATAAAAATGAATTGGGAAAATATCAGCAATATGACGGATATACTCCTGAACAGAAAAAACTATTGGGAACCCAGGAAAAACTGAAAGGGGGCTTCTTGTTAGACGCTTCGTTGGGTAAACTTATTTATTTGAAAGGACGCAGCCAGCAATTGAATATAAATCTTAGTTTTAGCAATATCTTGAATAACAGGGATATGGTAACAGGCGGATATCAGCAGGCTCGTCTTAGCCGGAATAATAAGAGTGCAACAAAGGCAATTGAGACTGTGGACAAATTCCCGAACCGTTATTATTATGCGTGGGGATTCAATATGTTCCTGAATATAGGTTATAAATTCTAATCACGAACAAGTTAATATTTTAAGATTATGAAATTAGCTAAATATACCGTATGGGCTCTTGTGGGAATGGCTGTTCTTTTTACCAGTTGTGAAAAAACTTTTGATGCTGTTCCTCCTGAAATTGCTATTGTTCAGGAGACGGATCCTGAAGCTTGGCAAGAAACTATTTCTATACCTGATTTTAAGGACTCGTATGATAATGCTCAGGGTTTCTTTACCACTAATGTAGTCGAGGCTACTTATGAGCTGATTATTAAAGGACGTGTGATTTCTTCCGATGTTGCGGGAAATATTTATAAATATATAGTATTGGAAACTTTGACTCCTAATGAGGAAGGATATAAAGAGGCTATTAAAGTTTTGATAGATGCCGGTAGTCTTTCTGGTGTGTTTCCCGTGGGACAAGTAGTGGCTCTGAAATGTAATACATTATGTTTTGGCCGTTACGGCGATTCTCCTCAGTTGGGAGTAAAAACTTATAATATTTCTAATAAACGGGAAGAACCGGGACGAATTCCCTGGTCTTTGGCTCCGATACGTATGCAGAGGATAGGATTTCCGGATGCTTCAAAGGTTGTACCCCGGGAAATCACTATTCCGGAATTACTGGCTTCGGGACCTTCAATATATAACACTCTGGTACGAATTAAGGATGTCCATTTTACCGGAAAAGGTAGTGGCGGTGAAAATTTAAGTGCTAAAGACAAAATTTTTGCTCCGTCTACTTTTAATGGCACTTATAATGTGGGATATCCCCAGGCCCGTCAGATCGCCGATGCTGCTGGAAACGTGACCTATATCGCTACAAGTGAATATGCCCGTTTTGCAGAAGTCAAGTTGCCTGATCCTAACAAGACAGGTGATATCGTGGCGATAGTAGGCTGGTATCGAAATAAGGATAGTGAACCCGGAGATTGGCAGCTTACTATACGTTCGCTGAACGATTTGTCCAATAGTTTCGGACTTTCAAAATAACATTACTAACACAGATATAAATAGTAAATTATGAAAAAAATGAGAAAATTAGTTTGGATGCTTATGGCGGTCGCCGCTTTTGGCTTTACCGCTTGTAATAATGCGGATGACGAGCCTGATGGCAACGGTAATGGTAATGGTGGAGGCGGCGGTACCGAAATTCCTGAAGGAAACGGTACAGAAGCTTCTCCGTACAATGTAACACAAGCATTGGCTAAAAATAATAATGAAGAAGTTGCCTGGGTAAAAGGTTATATTGTAGGACAAGTTGCCGGTTCTAAACTGGCTGAAGATTCCGAGTTCAGTGCTCCTTTTCATGGTGCAACCTATGATGACGGTACTGTTGCCCGGGAAGGTACTAACCTGTTGATTGCAAATGTGGCCAGTGAAGATAATGTAGCGGCCTGTGTGGTTGTTCAGTTGCCGGCAGGAGTTATCCGTCAAACTTTGGAATTGGTGAATCATCCTGATAATGACGGTAAAGTTGTTGAATTGAAAGGTAAGCTGATGAAATATTTCGGTGCTTACGGTTTGAAAGAAGTCACAGCAGCTAAACTGGATGGAAAAGCTATTGAAGAAGGAAATCCCGGGCCTGGCGGAGACGCTAAAGGTAAAGGAACTAAAACAGATCCTTATAATATCGCAGGTGCTGTCGCTCAGAATAATAGCGGAGCTAAAGCATGGGTGAAAGCATTTATCGTAGGTCAGGTTGAAAATGGCGCAATGTCTATGGATGCCACGACCTGCCAGTTCGGAGATGCTATTGTACATTCTGAAACTGCCAATACTAACATATTGATCGCTGCTTCGGCTACCGAAACCGATTATACGAAATGTATGCCGGTTCAATTATTGGCAGGCGAAGTGCGTAATGCTTTGAGTGTTGCTAATAATGCTGCTAATGTCGGGAAAGAAGTTATGATTTATGGTTATTTATTGAAATATTTTGGTACAGCAGGTATTAAAAAAGAAGATGCCAATAAGCAAAATATCTTGATGGGTGCTATTCTTGACGGTAGAGAGATTGGTGATGTAAACGATAATCCGGATGATCCTACACCGGGTGGAGATGCTATTTTCAGCGAAACTTTTGCTACCAGCTTGGGTGATTTCACGGTGCAAAATGTATCTGGTGTGCAAGAATGGGGTTGGGATTCCTATAAATATGCGATGATGAGCGGTTATGCCGACGGACAAAGTGTTGCTAATGAAGACTGGTTGATTTCTCCGGCTATTGATCTCACCGGAAAATCGAATGTGACCATTACTTTCGAACATACAGCTAATCCGTTGGCTGGTATGGCTGAAAACCAAACTCTTTGGTTCTCTTCTGACTATACCTCGGGTGCACCTGCTTCCGCTACATGGAAACAAGTTACTATCGCCAATTATCCGGCAGTAAAATGGGAGTGGACAAACTCAGGAAATCTGGCAGTTCCAGCTGAATTTATGACGGCCAATGTTCATTTTGCATTCAAATATGTTTCTACCAACACTACATCGGTTAAGTGGGAAATAAGAAATGTAGAAGTGAAATAAGTATTTTTGGAATAAAATTCTTTAAAAGAGGAGCATCGATACGATGTTCCTCTTTTGTTTTACCGATTTTGTGTTGATGGCTTATATATTTCGTTAAATATGAGTTTATTCATTTAATTTTTTCAGGTTAAGTTATTATCTTTGCTATATTCAAACATAATTAATGATGATAAAGAAAAGAGCCTTAATTTTTTTAGCGGTAATTTTATGCTGTGCGACATCCCTTTATGCTGAAATGCCTCGTGATTATTATCCCGATGAATTAGAGGGCTTGAATACCTCTGACTTAAAAACCGCTTTGCATAAATTAATAAAAGTGCATAAGCGTATTCCTTATGGTGCGAACGGTACGTGGGTAGTGTTTAGGAAAAGTGATATCCGTCCGGACGGCTCTATCTGGGATATGTATTCCAATGTAAAACGTTATTTCCCGGCTAATGGCTCGCACAAAGATATGAATATAGAGCATAGTGTACCCAAAAGCTGGTGGGGCGATTCTTATCCTTATTCGGTAGATGCTTCGTTCGATTTGCATCATCTGGTTCCTTCCGATGCGGATGCTAATCAGGCAAAAAGTAATTACATACTTGGAGAATGTAGAAGTGTGAATTATAATAACGGCGTAACCAAAGTTGGTTCGACTTATATCAACAATGTTAGTACCAACGCTTTT
It encodes the following:
- a CDS encoding carboxypeptidase-like regulatory domain-containing protein, whose product is MTRRFWLLIMLFASISMLAQTGNIRGIVIDYATNRPVADVKVSVNTKKGAAVTNANGAYELKKVPAGVRVVVFTAPDYKPFSKEVNVVQGNSVLLNASLEKKVNVIEQSKEDNVLLFDESVIDDEGSTSGQSASYLAGASDDVYLNAASYSFSPMRFNVRGYDQSAQETYINGVNFNDLERGRFNYSSLGGLNDAMRNKDVTESLVLPGYGFGSLGGMTNIDTRASAYAAGTKVSAAYTNRAYTLRGQATYATGLMDNGWAFTASTVYRWANEGIIDGTFYNSWGYFLSAEKKIDNHSFSLTTYGAPTKRAQQGAVVQEIYDYRGIYYNPYWGYQDGKKRNSRIVHSYDPTAIFNWDWKIDEKSDLKAGIAFHYSNYSNSALNFYNAPDPRPDYYRNLPSFQKTSQLNDDEHINWDLFDELKKSWTMNNTNVTQLDWNFMYGTNYLNNLANPGSSSRYMLERRHNNLMEIPLNVTYDNQLNESLKLIAGVEAKYSKGMHYKTVDDLLGGEQWIDIDQFADRDFTDNPVIIQNDVRNPNRVVKDGDKFGYNYNIYVTRASAFAQNDWKWSKFDLSYAVRLSYTQFQREGLMENGRATVIGAKSYGRGKSNYFVDPSIKVNLVWKIDGRNRLSLDGLAETRAPFAGYAYVAPRVKDTQIKGLTNEKIFSYDLNYQFNTSIVKGRVSVFQTFTRDGIESTGYYNDEFRTFVNHTLSDVNKRYMGVEAGVSVKLNSSFSVSLAGTYGDYRYTNNAKGVMSAENGVNLFTGELPVADENGNIESTDLRETVYTKNLKVSNGPQLAAAITIDYFHPKMWFADVTLSYFDKNYLDFSPSRFTHMNMYGGKYKNELGKYQQYDGYTPEQKKLLGTQEKLKGGFLLDASLGKLIYLKGRSQQLNINLSFSNILNNRDMVTGGYQQARLSRNNKSATKAIETVDKFPNRYYYAWGFNMFLNIGYKF
- a CDS encoding endonuclease/exonuclease/phosphatase family protein; translation: MRKVASLLIMSLLIGITTVYAQGKPVAVYAVAFYNLENLFDTIHQPEVNDIEFTPAGSMKWGTMKYNNKLHNLAYAISKLATDKYCPQGPAIIGVSEIENRTVLEDLIKTGELANRNYGIVHYDSPDRRGVDVGLLYDKNQFRVDTSTSVRLYVPEFPNMLTRDQLVVSGHLAGEPVHVIVNHWPSRLGGEKQSSPRREAAAALSKHLTDSILALNPNSKVIIMGDLNDDPTNRSCKVILGAKKNQEEAIETNSLYNTMWPIFSKGIGTLAYNGQWNLFDQIIITPNLLGKDRSTLKFFKAEVFNKDFLKQTEGKYKGYPKRTHAGGVYLNGYSDHFPTIIYLAKEVNQ
- a CDS encoding bile acid:sodium symporter family protein: MLQKLKIWVLPIAMLSGCLFHEFINAIAFLAPILIFVMLLITYCRISIKELKITRFQLSLISIQIIGSLIVFGSLYNWDPLIAEGAFICVFCPTATAAPVIAGMLGGNISALVTYSLISNMSVAILSPFIFSFIGEHAEIAFTDSFLIICQEVLPLLILPFIISLVLNKFFPRLHYQLKSRQNISFYLWSLSLFIVVGRAVTFIMRQPVSSIPEEIAIAVISFIVCIAQFYIGRRVGKHYDEKIAGAQGLGQKNTVLAIWMALTYLNPAASIGPASYIVWQNSINSFQLYLKEKQLASSPVK
- a CDS encoding DUF5689 domain-containing protein, with the protein product MKLAKYTVWALVGMAVLFTSCEKTFDAVPPEIAIVQETDPEAWQETISIPDFKDSYDNAQGFFTTNVVEATYELIIKGRVISSDVAGNIYKYIVLETLTPNEEGYKEAIKVLIDAGSLSGVFPVGQVVALKCNTLCFGRYGDSPQLGVKTYNISNKREEPGRIPWSLAPIRMQRIGFPDASKVVPREITIPELLASGPSIYNTLVRIKDVHFTGKGSGGENLSAKDKIFAPSTFNGTYNVGYPQARQIADAAGNVTYIATSEYARFAEVKLPDPNKTGDIVAIVGWYRNKDSEPGDWQLTIRSLNDLSNSFGLSK